In a genomic window of Scheffersomyces stipitis CBS 6054 chromosome 4, complete sequence:
- a CDS encoding predicted protein produces MSDSHQRRSSHNKTSFYYDIEKVASTPENSKDDEELDSKTNSAKANIQMRSRTLNYAITIVFVIVSIVAIFNFIAYTFNNSPKTISNENFRAAGSSILNSEKELLDRLVSDKIVSNHLGTTNPDNNYMKFDADSKSLSDKVDNLINAEIKKQQDTEDSEINDNSSNNVGGDENDDDDDDDDSSITAQKDLQEIFAVNPVIILSLNPESPKQKKLETILMNINIHPEPKVVDLFRHPDYKKIASYLKSLDIKAIPSGTSSGNIKNDLVYSTPDNEDDDEYSSEDNIPRLFIGGMPTGNFKSIFRLYKSNSLQTFLREHGKGHISIG; encoded by the coding sequence ATGTCAGACTCACACCAACGCAGAAGCAGTCACAACAAGACGTCCTTCTACTATGATATAGAAAAAGTAGCATCTACCCCAGAAAACTCTAAGGATGATGAGGAGTTGGACTCCAAGACCAACTCTGCAAAGGCTAATATTCAAATGAGAAGCAGAACGTTAAACTATGCCATAACCATAGTGTTCGTTATCGTTTCCATAGTTgccatcttcaatttcattgcATATactttcaacaacagtCCAAAGACGATTTCAAACGAGAATTTCAGGGCCGCAGGCTCTTCGATACTTaattctgaaaaagaaCTTCTAGACAGATTGGTGTCGGACAAAATAGTCAGCAACCACCTTGGTACTACGAACCCTGATAATAACTACATGAAATTTGATGCTGATTCTAAGTCCTTGTCGGATAAAGTAGACAATTTGATCAATGCAGAGATCAAGAAGCAACAAGATACCGAGGACTCTGAAATCAACGACAATAGTAGCAACAATGTAGGTGGGGATGAgaatgacgatgacgatgatgatgacgactCACTGATCACTGCCCAAAAGGACTTGCAAGAGATCTTTGCCGTCAACCCAGTCATTATTCTCTCACTTAACCCAGAATCTCCAAAACAGAAAAAGTTAGAAACTATTCTCATGAATATCAATATCCACCCAGAACCAAAGGTTGTAGATTTGTTCAGACATCCGGACTACAAAAAGATTGCTAGCTACCTCAAGTCTTTGGACATAAAGGCAATTCCTTCCGGAACAAGCTCTGGTAATATAAAAAATGACTTGGTATATTCAACCCCGGAcaatgaagacgacgatgaaTACTCGTCCGAAGATAATATTCCCCGCCTCTTCATTGGGGGCATGCCTACAGGAAACTTCAAGCTGATCTTCCGTTTGTACAAGAGCAATCTGTTACAGACTTTTCTTAGAGAACACGGAAAGGGCCATATCAGCATCGGTTAA
- a CDS encoding predicted protein, translating into MVYPSNFKVVSRKLNPSTVVASAPFTRANKFNFGARMAVFNYDNQVIVWSALPYGTEVKKTLELLTGSDAKPNITHLIIPDREHTIAAKSFKEEYPELKIIAMDTVSIPGVEIDYKFSAKEGNKLIDRKVLEEEIGIKESVILDNFEFVYLPLHANQELVTFDKKAKVVYEADLLFNLGVPGTTSGKVTLEQYSPETGYKQGFNPHSGWSFLTRYMQPHSKVGTFLFNKLVQTAKSKDGLKAIYNWDFDTIVPCHGNLIEKDAKASFKSAFHGAF; encoded by the coding sequence ATGGTCTACCCttcaaatttcaaagtTGTCAGCAGAAAATTGAACCCTTCCACTGTGGTTGCATCTGCACCTTTCACCAGGGCCAACAAGTTTAACTTCGGTGCTCGTATGGCTGTGTTCAACTACGATAACCAAGTCATCGTCTGGTCCGCTTTACCGTATGGTACGGAGGTCAAGAAGAcgttggaattgttgacCGGAAGTGATGCTAAGCCAAATATTACTCACTTGATAATTCCAGATCGTGAACACACAATTGCGGCAAAGTCTTTCAAGGAAGAGTATCCAGAGTTGAAGATTATTGCCATGGATACCGTATCTATTCCTGGTGTTGAAATCGACTACAAATTTTCTGCCAAAGAGGGTAACAAATTGATTGACAGAAAGGTTCTTGAGGAGGAAATTGGCATCAAGGAATCAGTTATCTTAGACAATTTCGAGTTCGTCTATTTACCATTGCATGCTAATCAAGAACTAGTAACCTTTGACAAGAAGGCCAAGGTTGTGTATGAAGCCGATTTgcttttcaacttgggtGTTCCAGGTACTACTAGCGGTAAGGTCACGTTAGAGCAGTATTCTCCAGAAACTGGATACAAGCAAGGATTCAACCCTCACTCTGGTTGGTCTTTCTTAACTAGATACATGCAACCACACAGTAAGGTTGGTacatttcttttcaataaacTTGTCCAGACTGCCAAGAGTAAGGATGGTCTTAAAGCTATCTACAACTGGGACTTCGACACCATTGTGCCTTGTCATGGTAACTTGATTGAAAAAGATGCCAAGGCCTCCTTCAAGAGTGCATTCCACGGAGCATTTTAG
- a CDS encoding predicted protein (go_function protein translocase activity~go_component mitochondrial inner membrane presequence translocase complex~go_process protein transport), whose product MFGVYSGPAPPAKGIREMSQEEQAEEGAKRMVAFMQSCPGKTVMAGVSGFALGGFFGLFMASMAYDVPVGSEAVKHISELPFKQQMKLQFTDMGRRAYSSARNFGYIGMVYSGVECSIESLRAKHDIYNGVSAGCITGAGLSIKAGPQAALVGCAGFAVFSTAIDLYLNSEAAAPPKNDYDE is encoded by the coding sequence ATGTTCGGAGTGTATTCTGGTCCAGCACCACCGGCAAAGGGCATCCGTGAGATGTCCCAGGAGGAACAGGCTGAAGAGGGTGCTAAGAGAATGGTAGCGTTCATGCAGTCATGTCCTGGAAAAACGGTTATGGCTGGTGTTTCGGGCTTCGCTTTGGGTGGTTTCTTTGGGTTGTTCATGGCCTCGATGGCCTATGATGTTCCGGTGGGATCGGAAGCTGTCAAACACATCAGTGAGTTGCCTTTCAAGCAACAGATGAAGTTACAATTCACAGATATGGGGAGAAGAGCATACTCGTCGGCCAGAAACTTTGGCTATATAGGGATGGTTTATTCTGGAGTTGAGTGTTCTATCGAGAGCTTGAGAGCGAAGCATGATATTTACAACGGGGTAAGTGCTGGTTGTATCACTGGTGCCGGTTTGTCGATCAAGGCTGGTCCTCAGGCTGCGTTGGTGGGATGTGCTGGTTTCGCTGTCTTCTCAACAGCTATCGATTTGTACTTGAACAGTGAGGCTGCTGCTCCTCCCAAGAACGATTACGATGAGTAA
- a CDS encoding glucosamine 6-phosphate synthetase and asparagine synthase-like protein, with protein sequence MCGILCSITPNYLLGVFPETHFWESNDSTEIEKFIQNDHILQPLSESDIKKLNNVEKLRDLHGIISKIKNNVKLAKFEKNAQLQQIQNQIDELTIGEKEDSPELENMDIFESLVYKVSSRGPDYLNYTQFKNSNWNYRTFSSILSLRQPFQSQPVQRDRFILQFNGELYNEQCLQGNDTSFIMNTLQDKLKCDSDDERAVLATLSELTGEFAIVLNDIKHNVVYFGRDCVGRRALSYSLEDSGLTISSLSDSTLIECANMIYKVDLNNLELRTFLYSEMFEEYSNDKSLHFSPLNYDVCANENSALDKVYCCLKNSTLVRQEAIYPLHHNESATLAILFSGGLDCSVIAGLICENILEKNHHKRYNVDLLTVGFDNPRTNQDASSSPDRELSKKSWFHIASKYNDLTLLNIRLVEINVSYKDWLLHRHRVRNLMYPCNTEMDMSIAIAFYFASANIGCMEMVELTRNDVSYEEFLKNECQYIKRDSEYKSTAKVLFSGLGADELFAGYSRHEAIFSTVITPESSEEQISECYKQLSSELVHDIDIIHRRNLGRDDRVISSWGKELRYPYLDEKFISMVINEIEPNFKFTYSFESVTSKKKKEPRIVMKPIRKYILRQLASRLGLEWVRNEAKRAIQFGAKSAKLEIGQSKIKGIDIIEL encoded by the exons ATGTGTGGGATCTTGTGTTCAATTACACCGAATTACTTGCT TGGAGTTTTCCCAGAAACGCATTTTTGGGAATCTAACGACTCTACAGAAATAGAGAAATTCATCCAGAATGACCATATCTTGCAGCCATTGTCTGAGCTGgatatcaagaagttgaataaTGTAGAAAAGTTGCGTGATTTGCATGGTATTATttccaaaatcaaaaataacgtcaagttggcaaagtttgaaaagaacgctcaacttcaacaaatccaAAATCAGATCGATGAGCTTACTATTGGAGAGAAGGaagattctccagaattggaaaacatGGACATTTTCGAGTCTTTAGTATATAAGGTCTCTAGTAGAGGTCCTGACTACTTGAACTACACTCAGTTCAAGAATAGCAATTGGAATTATCGTACATTTAGTTCTATTCTCTCCTTGAGACAACCTTTTCAGTCTCAGCCCGTTCAGCGTGATCGCTTCATATTGCAATTCAATGGAGAGTTATATAATGAACAATGCTTACAAGGAAATGATACTCTGTTCATTATGAATACTTTACAGGATAAGTTGAAGTGTGACTCAGATGATGAGAGGGCTGTACTTGCAACATTGTCTGAGCTTACCGGAGAGTTTGCTATTGTTCTCAATGACATTAAGCACAACGTCGTCTACTTCGGAAGAGATTGCGTCGGAAGAAGAGCATTATCATATTCACTTGAAGATAGTGGACTTACAATTAGTTCATTATCGGATTCAACTCTTATTGAATGTGCAAATATGATCTACAAAGTTGATTTGAATAATTTAGAATTGCGGACATTTTTGTACTCAGAAatgtttgaagaatacagCAATGACAAGTCCCTCCATTTCTCTCCATTAAACTACGATGTTTGTGCTAATGAGAATAGTGCTTTGGACAAAGTCTACTGTTGTCTTAAGAATAGCACGTTGGTACGACAAGAAGCAATCTACCCTTTGCATCACAACGAATCTGCTACCCTCGCTATTCTATTCAGCGGTGGACTAGATTGCTCTGTGATAGCCGGTCTTATCTGCGAAAAcattttggaaaagaatcATCATAAGAGATACAATGTTGATCTATTGACAGTAGGATTTGATAACCCTCGCACAAATCAAGACGCTTCGTCGTCTCCTGATCGTGAATTGAGCAAGAAATCGTGGTTCCATATTGCTTCAAAGTATAATGACCTTaccttgttgaacattCGCTTGGTTGAAATCAATGTTAGTTACAAAGATTGGCTACTTCATCGTCACCGAGTGCGCAATCTTATGTATCCGTGCAATACTGAGATGGACATGTCGATTGCAATAGCATTCTATTTTGCTTCCGCAAACATTGGTTGTATGGAGATGGTTGAATTGACACGAAATGATGTCTCATATGAAgaatttttgaaaaatgagtGCCAGTATATCAAAAGGGATTCAGAATACAAGTCAACTGCAAAAGTATTGTTCAGCGGCTTGGGAGCAGATGAATTATTTGCTGGGTATTCCAGGCATGAAGCGATATTTCTGACTGTAATCACTCCTGAGTCCAGTGAAGAGCAAATTAGCGAATGTTACAAGCAGCTTTCTTCGGAGTTGGTCCACGACATCGACATCATTCATCGTCGAAATCTTGGCCGTGACGACAGGGTCATCTCTTCTTGGGGTAAAGAATTGCGCTATCCATATTTGGATGAGAAGTTTATCAGCATGGTGATCAATGAGATAGAGCCAAATTTTAAATTCACCTACAGCTTTGAATCGGTCACaagcaaaaagaagaaggaaccCCGAATAGTTATGAAGCCTATAAGAAAGTATATATTGCGGCAATTGGCCAGTAGATTGGGGTTGGAGTGGGTCAGAAATGAAGCTAAGAGAGCAATCCAGTTTGGTGCCAAAAGTGCTAAGTTGGAGATTGGACAAAGTAAGATAAAGGGTATTGATATTATAGAAttatag
- a CDS encoding predicted protein, whose product MAIDLGEPLPLPYKTSKPILSSVQTAHKLEDEDETAVETKTFRHQRKVSDNIRKPIRLETGRTTSKANDELRDRLLMRSQEHFDSNEKITPVSRTVTSIRRDLLDIERLLKTEREQSLSSLQLAKLELESVLSVLKKKEIEKEEDEKNDVESIQDSNGDEQQLKGPSGQEASAERSTEVFEALERLQKGSVQKSRNKNSHKFSIELDYQYLFVAAVILVVFLISSFVVSELSYEYCYYFC is encoded by the coding sequence atgGCCATTGATTTGGGAGAGCCGTTGCCTTTACCATACAAAACTAGCAAGCCAATACTCTCGCTGGTTCAAACTGCTCATAAACtagaagacgaagatgaaacAGCTGTTGAAACCAAAACATTCAGACACCAACGAAAAGTCTCAGACAATATACGGAAGCCCATAAGGCTTGAAACAGGTAGAACCACATCAAAAGCCAACGACGAGTTGCGAGATCGACTTTTAATGAGAAGCCAGGAACATTTTGATTCCAACGAGAAAATTACCCCAGTTTCTAGAACGGTTACGTCTATACGACGGGACCTATTGGACATAGAAAGATTACTCAAGACAGAACGCGAGCAAAGTCTCAGCAGTTTACAATTGGCCAAGCTCGAGTTAGAGCTGGTACTAAGTgttttgaaaaagaaagaaattgaaaaagaagaagacgaaaaaAACGATGTAGAATCAATTCAAGATTCGAATGGAGATGAACAACAACTAAAAGGGCCTCTGGGACAAGAAGCTTCAGCAGAAAGGTCGACAGAGGTCTTTGAAGCTTTGGAGCGACTTCAAAAGGGCAGTGTACAAAAAAGCAGAAACAAAAACAGTCACAAGTTCAGCATTGAGTTGGACTATCAGTACTTATTTGTGGCAGCAGTCATACTTGTGGTATTCCTCATTTCCTCGTTTGTAGTATCGGAGCTCAGCTATGAGTACTGCTACTACTTCTGTTAG
- a CDS encoding predicted protein (go_function catalytic activity), translating into MATEDVKTLVNSTSNSAVDLKINSESNEHELYLLESAPYQRYKKDYDEYRKENHLSAHLIVEHIWPNLTGHTLRGPDKINFRSDSFYFINEKYWSYEDVIAEEGQEISDNYSLTFFHLGGKLSGHSGIVHGGLLATLLDELTCRLAFQNFESKKGVTANLNINYKKPTYTDNFVLIKCSLLKKTGRKCWVKGAVFKFDTEKDEPIEEIESKENLLTECEVLVIEPKWVNELQNHDQKH; encoded by the coding sequence ATGGCAACTGAAGACGTGAAGACGTTAGTGAACTCTACCTCCAATAGTGCGGTTGATTTGAAAATAAATTCCGAGTCTAATGAACATGAGTTGTACTTGTTAGAAAGTGCTCCATACCAACGCTATAAGAAGGACTACGATGAGTACCGTAAAGAAAACCACCTCAGTGCTCATCTTATAGTCGAACACATCTGGCCCAACTTGACTGGCCATACCCTTCGTGGTCCGGATAAGATCAACTTTCGTTCAGATAGCTTCTACTTCATCAACGAGAAGTACTGGTCCTACGAAGATGTAATAGCTGAGGAAGGTCAGGAAATTCTGGACAACTACTCGCTCACATTCTTCCATTTGGGAGGAAAGCTTTCGGGCCACTCAGGTATAGTTCACGGAGGTTTGTTGGCTACCTTGTTGGATGAATTGACATGTCGTTTGGCGTTCCAGAATTTCGAATCCAAGAAGGGAGTCACCGCCAACTTGAATATCAACTACAAAAAGCCAACATACACGGATAACTTCGTTCTCATCAAGTGTTCTTTGCTCAAAAAGACAGGCAGAAAGTGTTGGGTCAAGGGTGCGGTGTTCAAATTTGACACTGAAAAGGACgaaccaattgaagaaatcgaaagCAAAGAAAACTTGCTTACTGAATGTGAAGTTTTGGTCATTGAACCTAAGTGGGTCAACGAGTTACAGAACCATGACCAAAAACATTAA